The DNA window CAACCGCAATCTGGACCTGatcactgtcacgacccattttcatgaatcgtgaccggcgctagggcatgggtaatgtagtaccaacacccgtagctagcctttcttataacatacaatttaattaaacctgcagaaaaccaatgctcgggggcaaccaagacttcagcctaaatctagcagttataatattcaataattaatataacatgcttatcccccctgagtctaaaaataggcataacataaataatccgaaataattatataacatgccagagcaatataactagtcagaccaatccgacaaacaactgtaataataaaaagacgtctagtcaactactgcggtctaagaataaaacagttttaataactttattaaataaagtaaaacctccgaggaaataaggaatcggagagcagctgactcgctcaaatcataaccctggaaaaattgggaaaacaacggggtcagatatactgagatgagttcataccactatttacatttatcaagtggaaaatctttaaaacccttttaaaacatttaatataaacattacgtataatagttggaaccctaatccacaatactaaatataaccataatccgataggcctggtcccgagagctgagctacaccgagttaccaccgaccattcttaatccataactagagtcccgagagctgagctacaccgagttactctactggtcccgagagctatgctcacaccgagttaccaccacatatcacataccttatctagatcaataccggtgcgcacgcagtcctaatgatgcccattaggtagcatgttccaactaagagccataatggaaaaacagttcgcaattgtacgtatacaatatatatagatattaaaataataatttacttaataaagcggtaaatagcaagtacaaactcactgcttgctaatccacgtgaaaactcctggcaagcaacctagactcggttcgcctcaaaagcacgaacagtcgacgagtctaaacacaaataaataattattaaaacaaaccctaactctagagagtactagacaccacataggactagcacaaacaacaagtcaaggtgaagccaaccagagtaaacatagtactcaattaattaataaaccacacaagtcaagtttattgagttcccgctttaaaatccatttcataaaatattatttaaaacaattattaaataataaaccaagtaatttccaaatagtgggttagccgagttaccggtaactaccaaactaacctcacatgtcgggtgacccaagtctaacccgacccaaccattttatcaaaatataaaccatagtttataatcccaagatatgatttgataaaataataattgcaagcggaactcaatatccATAAACAAAAGTAACCTTTAGATACCGACTAACTtaactaaattaagtttaaGAAAACGTCATAAACTCAAAACGTAACTTTAGCCAACTTGGCACCTTAAGCCAATAATTCAAaacaataattacccaagtaattattcgaTTTAACGATTATAAAAcaagtaacatttttaaatataactttCAAAACGATTCAATCAAAGTCCACACAACTTTATTCCAAATTGAAAAACGTTAACAATGGGTagtttagaaatcaaaacgatagtTAATCCGCTAAACACAACTCATTATCAAATCCCACATaatatgataatgaagtatggaATACCAATTGTCACAACAGGGAAACCTCTTGTTGACAGTAAACCCATAACCAAACCAATAATAATAAGATCATTAACCAATATCAAACACAAGAGGGAGCACAATTTGCACATGAAAGGCAATCACAATATGAACATCCATGTTTACACTAAAACACCCAACAATGGCAGCCATGAAACCTATGCTGAAATGGCGAAACCAaaaatcatacaacaacacaaAACCCAATTTGATTATCAACAATAAAAGAGGTTCACAACGGTAACAACAAACAATTAAAGGCAGCAACTAAAGGAATAGTAGCAGTCCATAATATCAAAGCAACGATGCAAGAACAACAAGTCATTCGACATACCGATCGAAGATAACAACGCGAGATGATCCGGAGATGGTATGGCACGAATATGAACGCAAGACAAGGGCCTAAACATCAGAATAACCATGCctagaaaaaattaataatcggCAGCCACAACACGTCACAGCGAAGAACCGTACAATGCAAAACTAGGAAGATTGAACGTACCGTATTGAGATTTACAATGTCCAAGAATTTGAGAACGGTAGGGGCTGGTGTGGTGATGAGTATGAACTTACAACGATGCTAAACAATCAGAGAATAACGAATCACGAATTGATAACGAAGTAAACGAATGAATAAAAGTGGAAGGGATGCGAATAACTTACCGAATTCAACGCGATTGCGAATGAAAGAGGAGAGTATGACCTCAGAGTATTTCAGAGTGTGAGAGTCGGTTAGGGTTTTTGGTAAacgaaataaaaagagtttggtCGAGTTATGGGGTCTTTTTATAGGCTAGGTCATTAAATTTGACAGaggggcgcgatgggaggcgcgttgcgAAGCGCGTTGGACCCATCGCGCCTCAATTTTCAAAGAAAATGCAGTTCAGCATGAGGcacgttgcgaggcgcgttggtcccatcgcgccttccatCGCGCCTTACTCCAAAAAGCTGTTTTTCatgaggcgcgatgcgaggcgcgttggacCCATCGTGCCCTCCATCGCGCCTCCTCAGAAACACGATCCAACCGCACTGTTTCTAGCAAATCCTctcaggaacaacatatccaaacgccagcccgatccaacggtgcaattgggagatatagacgttttactaaagcatgacTGATTTAGAAAGCACACgaacacatcatcgattataatccggaaacaaatcaaattaacatcgaaaactcacacgacacatgcgacatatacaagatacaactcaaaccgcaaacaaagtgttacacttgctaagtccaccattaacaatccgaaactaagtcggaaacacaacaaaaccatgacggaaaaacacgggatattacattctccccaacttatataaaattcgtcctcgaatttaaaagaatacaacccgcgtaataacatatcataaaactatatgcTGACCGAACGAAAAAGCATAGAGCCAACGTAAACACATAAACATGACACCCAAAGTAATCAAAGAAAGCAATTTTTAACAATTCTGTAAAACGAACTTTGTTTCGCAGGAATActcctcaaccaagtaaccaaaccaaactgtaATCATAGAAATTATGTGCTTAACGACATAAGTACTTGCGTAAGCAGAAACTCAAAAGGTTGTTCCTCAAACGATAACTCCAAACCACCActttcataaaccgaacaatctcaaatgatcaTAAACAGTATCAACACTAatttccacttaacataaaatgataacgccctttctaggtgaaatcaaacgaaggaatacaaactctccgaCATAAAGATCGACTGAAATAtttaggataatcaagaacgatCCTCGAAtctcttttaattataactctAGACAAAATTTCCACCCAGAGAatgtcaacacaagacgaaacacgccgaaaacatatggggtattacattctccccaacctaagaaaaattcgacctcgaatttcaaaCTGAACTAATTCGCACTATAACGGTCACGACACACAAATGCGCAAATTTTTCTGATTCCGATAACTCGTTGCTCTAAAGATTAAATTGATCAACACAATTTAACAATCCAAAATTTCCTAACTGATAGTGTCAAATACACTttaccggagtggcttccaaaaccatctcgcatattaaaaattataaaaatcctCGATTATCAAAATAAAGATCAAGCCCTTTGCTCGACTATAGTTCTATAAttccaaactcttttgcctcaaacaaaacaaagatattgcaaacatagctgataaaatctatcgtcctaaaacacttacttacttccacttatagcatctctacattaaattgaccaaaacaaaacccaataaactcagataatatttcggttttaGAACAACATTAATAATatctaatcctaacgattagtaccaactcgataataccattatcttgtgaatcataaacacaaaaatatcgCAATTCAAAGGAAGCAAACTTCTCTCATGACACAAAAATCTCTAGATCTTTGATACACAATAtcaatcataatgattcttccaatcattcAGAACATAATGCCACAACTAAACTAGACATCTACTGAATTTCACAACTCAAAATTTTTATCGCCCACACCAAGGGTTCAACCACTTACCCgaatgatatttaaatattacaaTAACACCATTAATCAACTaatggttgtcgaaacctattaatcGCAATTCCCGATTCTCGAATTAGCTAACTCATATATCCAAATTAAGTCACCAATTTATTCCATCAATTAACTATTGCCACGTATACAACGAATGATCACCACGATCAAATCAccacgaccggattgttagttatgctcaaaaccaacccctgtgggtataaaatatattaatacaaAATCTTCCACCCTGTTTAAAAGACtgtacgtcttacacctcctttttcattcaaactcaaaatacctttaccgttgaaaaatcatcggttttgcaaacccttgaaatttttcaaaatatccacATTTTGAATCTGAAATGTTCCCTTACTTTTCAATACGTTTATAAACTAGTTCATTTggcaaaatttatgttctcattaaaccaaacttgctaaaatcaatttatcCCCTCTTTGAAAATACACCAACTGTGGAAACATCTATCATATTGAAAATACACATTAATGTTTCAAAATATCACAAaattttaagtcgcttctaaattttctcaaataaaaacacaatttgaagaatcgttcaaccgaaaaatttattattcctttttaattaattacaaaatttattcCTTTCTTCAGAAGGATAAAATTTAACAACGCaatctctttgtttatgaaaatacttttatatccatttacccaaagtaattggaaaaaatctaatctgaaagataacattttttttttcaaacgcAGTGTATaaacacacatggagcataaccaacatccttaatccacaaatcgtaaattatcacgaaagctttctattctaaattactCTATACTGCACTTATCACAACTAtttctcgagcgcaacctcaaaatcattcttactcataaccacaagattctgatcCTACAGACCAATCGCTCACAACGTAAACGTTCAataaccatcaccatcatcacatagtatttgtctagctacctttcggtaaaagtttcaaaatcatttgaaatccaacaactttatatatacatttatcacaatgtgactcgcgagatCGTTTCAAAACGTATTTCTCAAAAGACTTTatcgaaaaatccattttacctaattgtgcgccagggtgatgacatctctcatccccaaagagttgcatccaaccctaatcattactatgcacgtgatgcatgtactattatgcatgtatcaatttttaatttatcttttatttagtgaacatacttagtgctcgATGCAATCCtgttcgtgacattcaaaatgcatgttcatgatatgtctgggcacaattacgttttaaaaatatttcaaaattttcaacaaCCAACCTTTGAAACCaaattctcaataaaatatttgctagacgttacactctgtgagatgtgcactcgataacctcaaaatattcctcAAACTCCGTACTTGCAACCTACCAATATTCAATGTTATACAACAACCCAtcctaataacttcattacaactctacCATAAAAGATATTCAACTAACCTCAACTCTAATTGAAAATTATACCCAACAAACATATCACATACATTCCTATGAAATTTACCGCTAGCTTAcgcatcgcatcatcatacTTGatgaaaacaccagtgtatATATACACCGgcctatcttctcggttcagaatTTTCAATATCCTTTCAGGATAAAAGAAACCATCGACAATTCCAGAGGAATACTTCCCTCGACTTCCTCAACATCGAAACCCAaaggtttcgatccacgaaacaAGAGCAAAACCGATCAAGGCGAACATGGTCTAAACAGAggtcttactcaaaggtcaaaccATACATCGAGGTAAGTCAACCACGACCACATGGTTAAATCCTCGCACGTGCTACACCGCacaaagagacaaaacaaaaacaatcaactaaGTCCAACTGACAAGCGATttatacaacgcaaattatTTCTAAGGGATAccaaatttgtaaattataagcCATGCAAGCATGCCATTCAACAAAACAACTCAATCATTCTTAAAGACAATCATTAaaacatgctacaacaagcttgAATCTTTGTATCGAAATCATCTTGCAATAATATCATCCTTTAGGAATAcgctacaaattttattttgaaatttaaaagtcaaatacaaaaacttccaaattttgttgatccccacggttaaaacaaaatcagtttctgtaaaagtctctttttattaatcaatagctttaaaacggatacccaagcaTCTCGAACCATAAATTCATCGAGCTAATCGAGTCATttcaactaccaagctcaactcctaaagttgggtgacccaagtcgaacccaatgcaactgtttataaaacataatcaaaacatttataaatatgaaaaaaacaatatgtgaataaaatttccatcctttaaaaattgagagctcaacttaatccgagcgctaaacggtaatttaaaactcaagtgagaaatctttgatttcaaacatctattccgtaaatcccaaaaatttaaaatgatgaCATACTACatcatgataaaataacttcaatttaaattcttaaaatgatggctcatctcataaaatatgattttaaaatcatcgcttgttaacaccaagccaaacataatatttcaaaatagaaaaaaaatctttttactggtaactcaatcaaaaatcaaactttttttttttagaatttaaaaccaaacttctcttatgattctgtgtCGAAGCACAAATCAGAATAAACAAATATTctcaatgaaaattttaaaacaacatgtggtcaaacaatgtatgaccaccaaaacacgttttaaaatttaacccaaaatttaGGTTAACGCCTAAATGTATCCTCATAGGTACTAACGTATATAGCACCCAACAATTACGACCAAATCCAAATTGTACTACCATATAATTCATCGTTATTTAAAACCATTAATGGCATAGAGCCAAAGTTTTTCAAACAACAttatacccaagtatgaatttagaaCACATCATCAACAatagatttcccgagaaatcagaagcaattaaaatcacccaagtgaaataacctcaacatgataaaacacagtaAGTAACAtacaagtgaaataaattgtcaatcataacatcaacaccaaataaagactgacagacatcacctataggatgtaggctgaaagtttgaaaaaaaaagatgacgtttttaaggacatgacagaatcctatatccgcagtagttcctaagacacaaccatattTAACAGAgtaacacatagcaagcaattggccttggtttgaaaccaaagctctgataccaagtttgtcacgacccattttcatgaatcgtgaccggcgctagggcatgggtaatgtagtaccaacacccgtagctagcctttcttataacatacaatttaattaaacctgcagaaaaccaatgctcgggggcaaccaagacttcagcctaaatctagcagttataatattcaataattaatataacatgcttatcccccctgagtctaaaaataggcataacataaataatccgaaataattatataacatgccagagcaatataactagtcagaccaatccgacaaacaactgtaataataaaaagacgtctagtcaactactgcggtctaagaataaaacagttttaataactttattaaataaagtaaaacctccgaggaaataaggaatcggagagcagctgactcgctcaaatcatacaAAAAACGTCCCTACAAACAACACAAAATAGAAAAGcatctaatatatatatatatatatataacgtaCGATACATGAAAATCGTATACAAAAAACGTCCCTACACTACTACAGTACTAAAAAACTGTGACGTCGTCATCTGGGACAACGTCATCAGTAGACGGTGGAGCCGGAGCGGGTAGCACATCTCCCGGGGCTCGCTGCTGCATCTGCTGCATCGCCGCTGCAACCGCAATCTGGACCTGATCACGGATCGTATCCGCGAACTGAGCGATGAGATCAGTATGGAACCTCGCATCGGCGGCTGGCGACATGGTCTGAGAGGAGCTGCCGGCTCGTCTACTAGAAGTACCCCGTTGCGAGGCTACGTACTCAGAACCAACTGAGCCTAATCCGTAGATACGCCGCTTCCTCACCCCCTCAACAGCAAGATAAACTTCGTCCGAATCCACTGGGGTAGATGTTGTACTCCCCTCGGCTGTCTGTGTAGCGGCCAGCATCTCCTGCTCAAAACGCTCctacaaaaacaatttaaaacaattagttTCATATGAATTACGTGTTTCAAACAActtaaacattaattttaataaaaatccgGCAGCATTTCGTTTATTAAATgaacatcacccatttttcagggaaatcctgCAAACTTCAAAATGTACAAAATAACATATATCAACAACCAAACCACTTAATTCAAAGGAATAACAATGATacctaattcaaataaaataaattacgtGTTTCAACAATTGAGCTATTATATTCAAACTATTTAACTACTTAAACTATTTGAATACTACTTTCAaataataaagttttaaaaaaatacttacagCCGCAATCCTCGCGCGCTCATCCACGAATCGGGTCGGGTCAGCCTTCAGAGTGTGCATCCTCCTATGCACCTCAGCATGTGTCGGCTCGCGCCCCAGCTCCTTAGCCTGCCAGACAAATTTAGTAATTATAAGttcatttaacaaaaaaatataacataaaatactataataattaaaataaaagataaatatcaAAACAGCCTTATGCTTCAAAGCAGACATCGACCCTCCGGTATGTCGAACCGGTCCAGTGCCAGCTCCGGCcggctcgctcatccgattgGCCCGCGCCTGGGCCGATTTCTTCTTTGCCTCATCAGAGTCTCAAACTCTCTCTCAGGCCTGCCACACGTCGTCTGTAATAGACACGTCTCTCTCACGAGAATTCTTGTAGGTGGACAACCTGTCAGAATACCAGTTCGCAGCATGCTTCTCGAAAGTACTTCGGATGACTCGTTCCTCGAATTCGTCCTCCTAGAAGAATTTTTTCTGCAAAAGTGttaattttaagaaattaattaaaataataaatatatatatataaaatatataaagttttaattaaattaccttAAACTCCTCGATGTAAAAAGAAACAGCGTCCTCAAGCAAAAACCTCCAAGCGGTGCCTACTGCCCACCACTGACTCTGGAAGATTTCCCGCAACTCTCTAGATACCGTGCTGGTATCGAGCAACCTGGT is part of the Mercurialis annua linkage group LG3, ddMerAnnu1.2, whole genome shotgun sequence genome and encodes:
- the LOC126672714 gene encoding uncharacterized protein LOC126672714; this encodes MRGRSASGTGRTRPPTLAVVEEEDDQTAPPEVAEAQEGVQPAPAPRRPRARCQPVEGEVLDATGRIRVIPNAQRTRLLDTSTVSRELREIFQSQWWAVGTAWRFLLEDAVSFYIEEFKEDEFEERVIRSTFEKHAANWYSDRLSTYKNSRERDVSITDDVWQA